From one Candidatus Margulisiibacteriota bacterium genomic stretch:
- a CDS encoding deoxyguanosinetriphosphate triphosphohydrolase, giving the protein MINDRKYYENLEQKNFKPYAVISKFSKGRKFAEEADQYRTVFQRDRDRIVHSKAFRRLKYKTQVFVIFEGDHYRTRLSHTLEVAQIARHIARMLGINEDLVESISLAHDLGHTPFGHAGEEQLDDLLQDAGGFEHNLQSKRIVELLENKYPDFPGLNLSQEVLDGLMKHFTPFDHPANTLEKDIVHPSLEAQVVNLADQLAYVNHDLDDGIASGILNMDELVTEVDLWREAQISNEHQYKNFNAEQIRFLNVRYLINLMVLEAVHYSTKRIKDLNIKTLQDVYSSDERIVDYSAGFKKRVIDLQTFLYSRFYNDYRVLRMSIKGKRFIKDLFDQFNTNPELMPKTDFQKIENGENQKRVIADYISQMTDNFVVEEHKRIFEIEKEAMN; this is encoded by the coding sequence ATGATAAATGATCGTAAATACTACGAGAACCTTGAGCAGAAAAATTTTAAACCCTATGCGGTGATTTCCAAGTTTTCCAAAGGGCGAAAATTTGCTGAGGAAGCAGATCAATACAGGACTGTGTTCCAACGCGACCGCGATCGGATAGTGCACTCCAAAGCTTTTCGCAGATTGAAATATAAAACGCAGGTATTTGTGATTTTTGAAGGTGACCATTATCGGACCAGATTATCGCATACTCTGGAAGTAGCACAGATAGCCAGGCATATTGCCAGAATGCTGGGTATAAATGAAGACCTGGTTGAATCCATTTCTCTGGCCCACGATCTGGGGCACACACCATTCGGGCATGCCGGCGAAGAACAATTGGATGATCTTTTACAGGACGCAGGCGGGTTTGAACACAATTTACAAAGTAAACGGATTGTAGAACTGCTGGAAAATAAATATCCCGATTTCCCGGGTTTGAATCTGAGCCAGGAAGTACTGGACGGCCTGATGAAACACTTTACGCCTTTTGATCATCCGGCCAATACGCTGGAAAAAGATATTGTGCATCCCTCCCTGGAAGCACAGGTTGTGAACCTGGCAGATCAGCTGGCCTATGTGAACCACGATCTGGATGATGGTATTGCCTCCGGCATATTAAATATGGACGAATTGGTAACAGAGGTGGACTTATGGCGCGAGGCGCAAATAAGTAACGAGCATCAGTACAAGAATTTTAATGCGGAACAGATAAGGTTCCTTAATGTCAGATACCTGATAAATCTTATGGTACTGGAGGCTGTCCATTATTCCACCAAACGCATAAAAGACCTGAATATTAAAACTTTGCAGGATGTATATTCCAGTGATGAAAGGATTGTGGATTATTCAGCCGGATTCAAAAAAAGAGTAATAGATCTGCAAACATTTTTATATAGCAGATTTTATAATGATTACCGGGTTCTACGGATGTCTATCAAAGGCAAAAGATTTATTAAGGACCTTTTTGATCAATTTAATACCAATCCCGAACTTATGCCCAAAACAGATTTCCAAAAAATCGAAAATGGTGAAAACCAGAAAAGGGTCATAGCGGATTATATTTCACAAATGACGGACAATTTTGTGGTTGAAGAACATAAAAGAATTTTTGAAATCGAAAAAGAAGCTATGAATTAG
- a CDS encoding chemotaxis protein CheX, with protein sequence MNVEYINPFLVAISNVLKEVIPDIKVTRGQLIKRNTPMITKGCASLIGITGDVEGRVVFDMLKQTAVNIASSMNGEKFETFDYMVSSTINEMANMICGGAITILNNNGKNLDISAPTIFTGQDLELYDSSMLSEAIIVPINTDLGEIFVNVAIREN encoded by the coding sequence ATGAATGTTGAATATATAAACCCGTTTCTGGTTGCCATCAGCAACGTATTAAAGGAAGTTATCCCGGATATCAAGGTTACAAGAGGGCAGCTGATCAAAAGAAATACTCCTATGATCACCAAAGGCTGCGCTTCATTAATCGGTATAACCGGAGATGTAGAAGGCCGGGTAGTGTTTGATATGTTAAAACAGACTGCGGTTAATATCGCCAGTTCCATGAACGGCGAAAAATTTGAAACTTTCGATTATATGGTAAGTTCCACAATTAATGAAATGGCTAATATGATTTGCGGCGGAGCGATTACTATCCTGAATAATAACGGCAAGAACCTGGATATATCCGCGCCGACAATATTTACCGGGCAGGATCTGGAGCTTTATGATTCCAGCATGCTCAGTGAAGCCATTATAGTTCCTATTAATACTGACCTGGGCGAAATTTTTGTAAATGTAGCCATACGTGAGAACTAG